A window of Tursiops truncatus isolate mTurTru1 chromosome 8, mTurTru1.mat.Y, whole genome shotgun sequence contains these coding sequences:
- the TIMM10 gene encoding mitochondrial import inner membrane translocase subunit Tim10, which yields MDPLRAQQLAAELEVEMMADMYNRMTSACHRKCVPPHYKEAELSKGESVCLDRCVSKYLDIHERMGKKLTELSMQDEELMKRVQQSSGPA from the exons ATGGACCCGCTTAGGGCCCAGCAGCTGGCGGCAGAACTGGAGGTTGAGATGATGGCTGATATGTACAACAG aATGACCAGTGCCTGCCACCGGAAGTGCGTGCCTCCCCACTACAAGGAAGCAGAACTGTCCAAGGGCGAGTCTGTGTGCCTGGACCGGTGTGTCTCCAAGTACCTGGATATCCATGAGCGGATGGGCAAAAAGTTGACAGAATTGTCTATGCAGGACGAAGAGCTGATGAAGAGGGTGCAGCAGAGTTCTGGGCCTGCATGA